CGCCGAAGTCATAATAGAAGGCATCGAGCCCCGAGGACCAGCAGGGGGAACCCACCGCCCGGGTCGTCGGGCCCAAACTGTTAAACATCCCTTCCACCGCCTGATGCAAAATGCCGAAGTTCCCCGAATACTTATTCAGGGCGAGGGAGAGATGAGACCCATACCGGCGGTAAAGCTCCATGATCTTCCCGGCAATCCTGTCGATCGCCTCCTCCCAGGAGATCGGCCTCCACTTTCCACTCCCCCTCTTCTCCTGAATCATGGGGGTTTGCAAACGTTCCGGGTGATAAACCAGGTTCACATAGTTAAAGCCTTTGGGGCAAAGCTTCCCCTTCGTATATCCGTGCAATGGGTCTCCGCTCACCTTTTCCAATCTGCCATCCCTGGTAAACCCGAGAAGGCTGCAGTTGCTGTAACAATTGCGGGGGCATACATGCCTGGTGATCCGATAGGCCTCTTCCACGCTCTCCCCTCCCGAAATGTTGCTGATTCTGTGACACAACACCGTTCCGGAGCCCCTTATAATCATTATAGCGAAGAAATAATGGGGAGGAAATGAAGAAAAATGGATAAACAGCTGGGCTTCCTCATCGACACCGAAAAATGCATCGGCTGCAGAACCTGTGAATTTGCCTGCAGGAATGAGCGGGGAAGAAAGGAGACGCACCGAAGAAAAGT
The nucleotide sequence above comes from Bacillus sp. (in: firmicutes). Encoded proteins:
- a CDS encoding molybdopterin-dependent oxidoreductase, giving the protein MIIRGSGTVLCHRISNISGGESVEEAYRITRHVCPRNCYSNCSLLGFTRDGRLEKVSGDPLHGYTKGKLCPKGFNYVNLVYHPERLQTPMIQEKRGSGKWRPISWEEAIDRIAGKIMELYRRYGSHLSLALNKYSGNFGILHQAVEGMFNSLGPTTRAVGSPCWSSGLDAFYYDFGGHRTSDLEEMTQADTLVLWGINPVWTSIHALPYLYRAKERGATLVTIDPIYTATAKKSDLYIQVKPGGDGALAIAVAKILVEKGEIDFRFIAEHTVGWEELRSKLESIPMEDALLQAGQRR